DNA sequence from the Caulobacter segnis genome:
GTCGGACAGGCGCATCAGGATCAGGTCCTGGCCGCGCGAGGTGTGCAGGCGCAGATAGTGGTCCTCGGCCTCGACGGCGAACAGCTCGGCGCCCCGCAGCCTGGGGGGCAGGCGATCCAGGAAGCGCGGGGCCGGCGCGCCGGCCGGGGCCGCGTGGGTCTCGGGCGGCCGCCGCTGGACCAGAAAGTTCAGGCCCGTCATCGCGGCGGTGACGATGAACACGGGTCCCAGATAGACGGGCAGGGCGGCCAGGCGCGGCGCCCCGTGGAACGCCAGCTCGCTGACCAGCCAGACCACCACCGTGAAGGGTAGGGTGACGCCCACCACCGTCAGGGAGCCGTAGAGCCAAGGGCGCTCGTCCGCGCGGCCCTCGCGGCCGATCAGCTGGCTGACAATCGTGCCGACGACGGTCCCCGCCAGGCACAGGCCCACCCAGTAGGCCAGCCGCACGATGATCGGCCCCTCGCCGCTGCCGAACGCGCCGATCAGCGCCAGGAACACGCCCGCCACCGCCGACACCAGAAATCCGCGCAGCGCTTCGCGCGAGGTGATGGCCGTTCGCGAAGCGTGAACGGCGCCGGCCAGCCGTTTGCGAAACGAAGCCGGCGACTGGCGCAACGACGATTGAGACACGGACCCGCCCACTCCACTCAGGTTCTCGACGGCGAGGCGATCGGACGCCCCGCCACGACCGGGAGTGCAGACAATGGCCGCGTACGGCAAGTCAATTTCGCAAGGCGCCGCTGACCGTGGGACCGGCGTTCGCAACGCCGCCCTGGGCGTGGGCACCGCCGTCGTCATCGGCGCCGTGGCCGCGGCCAAGCCGCACGCCCCCAACCTGTCGCTGATCGCCGCCGCCCCGACGGTCGTCCAAGTCCACCTGACCGCCGCCCTGACGGCCCTGGTCATCGGCTCCGTGCTGATGCTGCGGGTCAAGGGCACGACCCTGCACAAGCTGCTGGGCTGGACCTGGGTGCTGGCCATGGGGACCACGGCGGTCAGCTCGCTGTTCATCCAGGTGATCAATCCCGGCCACTTCAGCTTCATCCACCTGCTGTCGGGCTGGACGATCGTGGGCCTGCCCGGCGCGGTCTACGCGATCAAGCGCGGCAAGGTCGCCGCTCATCGCCGGGCCATGACCGGCATGTTCGTCGGCGGCCTGCTGATCGCCGGCGCCTTCACCTTCCTTCCCGGCCGCCTGCTCTGGACCGTGTTCCTGGGCTGAGCCGTCGCCCGCTACCCACCCCCAATCATCAAGGAAGAAGACCATGACCTCGCTGAAGACCCTGACCGCCGCCCTGGCCCTCGCCGCCCCGCTCGCTCTTGGCGTCATCGCGCCGGCCGCTCATGCCCAGGAGGCGCTCGGCGACCTGACCCTCACCTTCCCCCACCTCAAGGCCAAGACCGGCCAGGTGATGATCGCCGTCTACGACAGTGCTCAGGCGTGGGCCTCGGGCAAGCCGGTCCGCGCCGCCAGCGCCTCGGCCGCCGCCCCGACCGTCAAGATCGTGGCCCTGCCGGCGGGGACCTACGCCGTCCGCGCGTTCCAGGACGTCGATGACGACGGCAAGATGGGCAAGAACCCCTTCGGCATGCCGACCGAACCGTTCGGCTTTTCTAACGACGCGCCGGTGATGATGGGTCCGCCTTCGTTCGACGCGGCCGCCTTCGCGGTGAAGGCCGGCGCCAACGCTCAAGCCATCCATCTGAACTAGGGGAGGCAAGCCATGAACCGGCGCGACATCCTGAAGAGCGCGGCCCTGCTGGGCGGGGCCTCCCTGCTGACCCCCGAGGCGGTGTGGGCCGCCGCGGCCAACGACTGGATTCTGGGCGTGGCCGACGTCGAGAACGACATCGCCCCGACCGGCCTGACCCGTCTGCACGGCCGCGCGCCGGCCGAGCTGACGGGGACGCTGTTCCGCAACGGTCCGGCCAAGTTCCGCCGTCCGGGCGGCGCGGTTGGCCACTGGTTCGACGGCGACGGCATGGTCCGCAAGTTTCAGATCGCCGACGGCCAGGCGCGGATGTCGGCCCGCTTCGTCGACACGGTGAAGCGCCGCCAGGACACGGCCGCCGACGCGGTGATCACCCCCGGCTACGGCACAGCCGCCGGTCCCGGCGCGCGGCTCTCCAGCCCCGACGACGCGAACGCCGCCAACACCTCTGTGATGATGGCCGGCGGCGAGCTGTGGGCCCTGTGGGAGGGCGGCTCGCCCACCGTGCTGGACCCCGTCACCCTGGAGACGCGCGGCTTCAAGACCCTGCGCCCGGACCTGAAGGGCATGCCGTTCCTGGCCCATCCGCGCGTCCAGCCGGACGGGACGGTCTGGAACCTGGGCCTGGCCGGCAAGCAGGCGGTGGTCTGGACCCTGGCGCCCGACGGCGCGCTGCGGAACGCCCAGGTCATCCCGCTGCCGCGCGGCAGCTACATGCATGACTTCACGGCCACGGCCCGCCACCTGGTCGTCGTGCTGCAGCCCTGGGTGCAGGAGCGGCTGTCGATGCCCTACACCACCTCGATGGTCTGGAAGCCCGAGCTGGGGACCCAGGTGCTGGTGCTGGACAAGAGCGACCTGACCAAGCGCCGGGTGTTCGAACTGCCGCCGTTCTTCTTCT
Encoded proteins:
- a CDS encoding carotenoid oxygenase family protein; its protein translation is MNRRDILKSAALLGGASLLTPEAVWAAAANDWILGVADVENDIAPTGLTRLHGRAPAELTGTLFRNGPAKFRRPGGAVGHWFDGDGMVRKFQIADGQARMSARFVDTVKRRQDTAADAVITPGYGTAAGPGARLSSPDDANAANTSVMMAGGELWALWEGGSPTVLDPVTLETRGFKTLRPDLKGMPFLAHPRVQPDGTVWNLGLAGKQAVVWTLAPDGALRNAQVIPLPRGSYMHDFTATARHLVVVLQPWVQERLSMPYTTSMVWKPELGTQVLVLDKSDLTKRRVFELPPFFFFHLGDAWEETDGTIRFDACVDEDPSGTAANGGALVRGEVVRAAPPRRALVTLRADGRADLVREAVSAEFPRGDARFAGEVRRYSVHVTNERPDRPLFQGVAVRDWRKDVEQVFDFGPRHLVEETVFVPRPGSREELDGWLVGTTVNLDAKATELHVFDARRVQQGPIAAWRAPVALPVTFHGVFVNA
- a CDS encoding DUF2306 domain-containing protein codes for the protein MAAYGKSISQGAADRGTGVRNAALGVGTAVVIGAVAAAKPHAPNLSLIAAAPTVVQVHLTAALTALVIGSVLMLRVKGTTLHKLLGWTWVLAMGTTAVSSLFIQVINPGHFSFIHLLSGWTIVGLPGAVYAIKRGKVAAHRRAMTGMFVGGLLIAGAFTFLPGRLLWTVFLG
- a CDS encoding DUF2141 domain-containing protein; protein product: MTSLKTLTAALALAAPLALGVIAPAAHAQEALGDLTLTFPHLKAKTGQVMIAVYDSAQAWASGKPVRAASASAAAPTVKIVALPAGTYAVRAFQDVDDDGKMGKNPFGMPTEPFGFSNDAPVMMGPPSFDAAAFAVKAGANAQAIHLN
- a CDS encoding LytTR family DNA-binding domain-containing protein; translation: MGGSVSQSSLRQSPASFRKRLAGAVHASRTAITSREALRGFLVSAVAGVFLALIGAFGSGEGPIIVRLAYWVGLCLAGTVVGTIVSQLIGREGRADERPWLYGSLTVVGVTLPFTVVVWLVSELAFHGAPRLAALPVYLGPVFIVTAAMTGLNFLVQRRPPETHAAPAGAPAPRFLDRLPPRLRGAELFAVEAEDHYLRLHTSRGQDLILMRLSDAIAELEGIEGAQTHRSWWVARAAVEDAKRGDGRATLTLKGSVEAPVSRAYAKALREAGWF